Proteins from a genomic interval of Polaribacter sejongensis:
- a CDS encoding NAD(P)H-dependent flavin oxidoreductase, protein MINKITTLFNIKYPIVQGGMIWVSGWKLASAVSNAGGLGLIGAGSMYPDVLRKHIIKCKKATSKPFGINVPMLYPDIEKIMDIIVEEGVKIVFTSAGNPKTWTSFLKEKGIKVVHVVSSVKFALKAEAAGVDAVVCEGFEAGGHNGREETTTFTLIPMVKEQVKIPVIAAGGIGTGRGMLAAMVLGADGVQIGSRFVATVESSAHINFKNTIVAVKDGDTQLTLKELAPVRLVKNKFYNDVQELYKQNPTKENLIELLGRARSKKGMFEGDLDEGELEIGQIAGLIHEIKPVKDVLREIIDEFNAIKSLEINA, encoded by the coding sequence ATGATAAATAAAATAACAACTCTTTTCAATATAAAATATCCCATTGTTCAAGGAGGTATGATTTGGGTTTCTGGATGGAAGTTAGCCTCAGCGGTTTCTAATGCCGGTGGTTTAGGTTTAATTGGTGCAGGTTCTATGTATCCAGATGTTTTAAGAAAACACATTATTAAATGTAAAAAAGCAACCTCCAAGCCTTTTGGAATAAATGTGCCAATGCTGTATCCAGATATTGAAAAAATAATGGATATTATTGTAGAAGAAGGCGTAAAGATTGTTTTTACTTCTGCAGGAAATCCAAAAACTTGGACGTCCTTTTTAAAGGAGAAAGGAATTAAGGTTGTACATGTTGTAAGTTCGGTTAAGTTTGCTTTAAAAGCAGAAGCGGCAGGTGTAGATGCTGTTGTTTGTGAAGGTTTTGAGGCAGGCGGACACAATGGGAGGGAAGAAACAACCACTTTTACTTTAATTCCCATGGTAAAGGAGCAAGTTAAAATTCCTGTAATTGCTGCTGGAGGCATTGGAACCGGAAGAGGCATGTTGGCGGCTATGGTTTTAGGTGCAGACGGTGTACAGATAGGAAGTCGATTTGTAGCTACAGTAGAATCTTCTGCTCATATTAATTTTAAAAATACCATTGTTGCTGTTAAAGATGGAGATACACAGTTAACGTTAAAAGAATTAGCGCCAGTTCGTTTGGTGAAAAATAAGTTTTATAATGATGTACAAGAATTATATAAACAAAACCCAACAAAAGAAAATTTGATAGAATTATTAGGAAGAGCAAGATCTAAAAAAGGAATGTTTGAGGGAGATTTAGATGAAGGTGAGTTAGAAATTGGTCAAATTGCTGGTTTAATTCATGAAATAAAACCAGTAAAAGACGTTCTAAGAGAGATTATTGATGAATTTAATGCGATTAAGTCGCTGGAAATTAATGCTTAG
- a CDS encoding TonB-dependent receptor — MKTFIKLLLLVAGFSVNAQNSISGTITDSNNNPLEQVQIYAQELHKGTTTKEDGSYILRNIPKGKIKITFSYLGFKTFYKIIEFNKENITLDIQLQESPFHMDEVVISAPFNKLQSENVMKIESLSAKSIIKSGATSLVEGITNIPGVSQISTGGSIGKPVIRGLSGNRVLVYTQGIRLENQQFGSEHGLGINDAGISNIEVIKGPASLLYGSDALGGVLYLIPEKFAAENSKELNVSHRFFGNTLGTNTSVGAKLSSESWKFLARGTYANHVDYKIPTDERVTNTRFNEKDFKTGIAYSKNNFTSEVRYNFNRSKLGLPEEGVAEQSTSRTLLEPYQAIDNHIISSHNHFFLGDSKIDLDLGYTFNDRQEFEEHHDEHEDDHDHDHGEEEHEEAALRMKLKTFSYNAKYHFPKIGNVEILTGVQGLHQTNTNFGEEILIPDATINDFGVFTTAYYSWNRNTLQAGVRYDNRNIETERHEVAHEEEIHIFEAVDKSYNSFTSSLGFKTSITDNFVARINIATGFRAPTLAELSSNGVHHGTNRFEKGNNNLTNEKNTQFDLSLEYKTEHFELFANGFYNLLNDYIFISPTGEVEDGEPVYSYLQEDAKLYGGEFGFHLHPHPLDWLHLESSFETVIGEQDNGDYLPLIPANSWKNTLRTEFDIKNWMQQGYASVTLKSTFSQNNIGPFETYSPSYNLINFGLGGDITLNDIKFSTSLSVNNLLDTKYINHLSRLKSDEILNQGRNIILGINFSI, encoded by the coding sequence ATGAAAACATTTATAAAATTGCTACTTTTAGTAGCAGGGTTTTCTGTGAATGCACAAAACAGCATTTCAGGAACTATTACAGATAGCAACAATAATCCATTGGAGCAAGTACAAATTTATGCACAAGAATTGCATAAAGGAACGACAACCAAAGAAGACGGAAGCTATATTTTAAGAAACATTCCGAAGGGGAAAATAAAAATAACTTTTAGCTATTTAGGGTTTAAAACATTTTATAAAATAATTGAATTTAACAAAGAAAACATAACTCTAGACATTCAATTACAAGAAAGTCCATTTCACATGGATGAAGTTGTAATATCTGCTCCTTTTAATAAATTACAGTCAGAAAATGTAATGAAAATAGAAAGCCTTTCTGCTAAATCTATTATTAAATCTGGCGCTACTTCCCTTGTAGAAGGAATTACAAATATCCCTGGAGTTTCGCAAATATCTACGGGAGGTTCTATAGGAAAACCTGTAATTAGAGGTTTAAGCGGTAATAGAGTTTTAGTCTATACGCAAGGTATTCGTTTAGAAAATCAGCAATTTGGTAGTGAACACGGCTTAGGTATTAACGATGCTGGAATAAGTAATATTGAGGTAATAAAAGGACCTGCATCTCTACTTTATGGATCCGATGCACTAGGTGGTGTTTTATATCTAATTCCAGAAAAATTTGCGGCAGAAAACTCTAAAGAACTAAATGTTAGTCATCGTTTTTTTGGTAATACATTAGGAACAAATACATCTGTTGGTGCTAAATTATCTTCAGAAAGCTGGAAATTTTTAGCAAGAGGAACGTATGCAAATCATGTAGATTATAAAATCCCTACGGATGAAAGAGTTACCAACACCCGTTTTAACGAAAAAGATTTTAAAACAGGAATTGCTTATTCTAAAAATAATTTTACATCAGAGGTTCGTTATAATTTTAACCGATCTAAATTAGGCTTGCCAGAAGAAGGTGTTGCAGAACAATCTACCAGTAGAACGCTTTTAGAACCTTATCAAGCAATAGACAATCATATTATAAGCTCTCATAATCATTTCTTTTTGGGCGATTCTAAAATAGATTTAGACTTAGGGTATACTTTTAATGATAGACAAGAATTTGAAGAGCATCATGATGAACATGAAGATGATCATGATCATGATCATGGAGAAGAAGAACATGAAGAAGCTGCTTTAAGAATGAAATTAAAAACATTTAGTTATAATGCTAAATATCATTTTCCTAAAATAGGAAATGTTGAAATTTTAACCGGAGTACAAGGATTACATCAAACAAATACCAACTTTGGAGAAGAGATATTAATTCCTGATGCGACTATAAACGATTTCGGAGTTTTTACCACGGCTTACTATTCTTGGAATAGAAATACATTACAAGCAGGAGTGCGTTATGATAATAGAAATATAGAAACAGAAAGACACGAAGTTGCACATGAAGAGGAAATCCATATTTTTGAAGCAGTTGATAAATCTTATAATAGTTTTACATCTTCATTAGGTTTTAAAACCTCTATAACAGACAATTTTGTAGCAAGAATAAATATAGCAACTGGTTTTAGAGCACCAACTTTAGCAGAATTATCTTCTAACGGAGTGCATCATGGTACCAATAGATTTGAAAAAGGAAACAACAATCTTACCAATGAGAAAAATACTCAGTTTGATCTTTCTTTAGAGTATAAAACAGAACATTTTGAGTTGTTTGCAAACGGATTCTATAATTTATTAAACGATTATATTTTTATTTCTCCAACAGGAGAAGTTGAAGACGGAGAGCCTGTTTATAGTTACTTACAAGAAGATGCAAAATTATATGGTGGTGAATTTGGTTTTCACTTACACCCTCACCCTTTAGATTGGTTGCATTTAGAAAGTTCTTTTGAAACCGTAATTGGCGAACAAGATAATGGAGATTACCTACCTTTAATTCCAGCCAATTCTTGGAAAAACACGTTAAGAACTGAGTTTGACATAAAAAACTGGATGCAACAAGGTTACGCTTCAGTAACTTTAAAAAGTACATTTTCTCAAAATAACATTGGTCCATTTGAAACCTACTCACCTAGCTATAACCTAATCAATTTTGGTCTTGGTGGAGACATCACTTTAAATGATATTAAGTTTTCTACAAGTTTATCTGTAAACAACCTATTAGACACAAAATATATAAACCATTTGTCTAGATTAAAATCTGATGAAATTTTAAATCAAGGAAGAAATATAATCTTAGGGATTAATTTTAGTATATAA
- a CDS encoding YwbE family protein produces MIDGRQRKNVKIGLFVEIIQKPHQRSGELTEGVIAKILTKAQNHPYGIKVQLESGLVGRIKNIIE; encoded by the coding sequence ATGATAGACGGAAGACAAAGAAAAAATGTTAAGATTGGCTTATTTGTAGAAATTATTCAAAAACCGCATCAACGAAGTGGAGAATTAACAGAAGGTGTTATAGCAAAAATTCTAACTAAAGCTCAAAACCATCCGTATGGTATTAAAGTTCAGTTAGAATCTGGTTTGGTAGGTAGAATTAAAAATATTATTGAATAA
- a CDS encoding cold-shock protein: protein MNKGTVKFFNESKGFGFITEEGSNKEHFVHVSGLIDEIRENDEVEFDLQDGKKGLNAVNVRVL, encoded by the coding sequence ATGAATAAAGGAACAGTAAAATTTTTCAATGAATCTAAAGGATTTGGATTTATCACTGAAGAAGGATCAAACAAAGAACATTTTGTACATGTATCAGGATTAATCGATGAAATTCGTGAAAACGATGAAGTTGAATTCGACTTACAAGATGGAAAAAAAGGATTAAACGCAGTAAACGTAAGAGTATTATAA
- a CDS encoding toxin-antitoxin system YwqK family antitoxin, producing the protein MIKIKRLFFILLFFACFFTSENFNAQKINQVNANNEKVGVWKKYYPNKRIRYVGQFKNGKEVGVFKFYDITTSKHPVVIKTFFDNSDSLYVQFFTLKGKIETEGVIKGRKRVGNWKYFYPDGIIMSEENYKNGKLDGSQIIYYQDGQVTEFAAYKNGLLNGTVSKYSNKGVLIEEVTYENGALNGLAKYFELDGVLKETGNYKNGLRVGNWEYYMDGEVASEKEIRKKNTFSRKKED; encoded by the coding sequence ATGATAAAGATAAAAAGACTGTTTTTTATTTTACTATTTTTTGCTTGTTTTTTTACAAGTGAAAATTTTAATGCACAAAAAATTAATCAAGTAAATGCTAACAATGAAAAGGTAGGTGTTTGGAAAAAATATTATCCAAATAAACGAATTCGTTATGTTGGTCAATTTAAAAATGGAAAAGAAGTAGGTGTTTTTAAGTTTTATGACATTACAACATCTAAACATCCAGTAGTTATAAAAACTTTTTTTGATAATTCAGATTCTTTATATGTTCAGTTTTTCACTCTAAAAGGAAAAATAGAAACTGAAGGTGTTATAAAAGGTAGAAAACGAGTTGGTAATTGGAAATATTTTTATCCTGATGGTATAATTATGTCGGAAGAAAATTATAAAAATGGAAAATTAGATGGATCGCAAATAATTTATTATCAAGATGGTCAAGTTACAGAGTTTGCTGCCTACAAAAACGGATTGTTAAACGGTACTGTTAGTAAATATTCTAATAAAGGAGTCTTAATTGAAGAGGTTACGTATGAAAACGGGGCTTTAAATGGATTGGCAAAATATTTTGAATTAGACGGTGTTTTAAAAGAAACTGGAAATTATAAAAATGGATTAAGAGTAGGTAATTGGGAGTATTATATGGATGGAGAAGTGGCTTCAGAAAAAGAAATTAGAAAGAAAAACACATTTTCTCGTAAAAAAGAAGATTAA
- a CDS encoding S8 family serine peptidase yields MKKLLLFLCLIFCFQVSAQEDVWVFIKDKPQETSFLSNPTLMLTQRALDRRSKLNIPLDSKDVPVDEAYYNQLNNDKTVTVLGKSKWLNAVHVQGEVAAINTLMSNYSFIASIEFANKSLNLNGKSKGKTITPNHYNKLNETLTDFNYGATDNQIKMLKGDYLHQQELTGEGQIIAIIDAGFPNVNTLDAFSRIRDNNQILGGYNFADRNDNFYTRNSHGTHVLSSIAAYIKDEYVGTAPDAKFYLFISEISETETVLEETLWVEAAERADSLGVDVINTSLGYTTYDNPNHNHTYADMDGKTTFISRGAEIGASRGLLLVNAVGNDGTQSWKYMGAPADAASVISVGAVNSSGNIASFSSFGPTSDGRVKPEILGQGQNPALIDYSSGEITTSSSGTSFSSPIMAGLIACLNQNEGFLLKASLKKSGENYNDYLKTAIYESADKFKNPTDQHGYGIPNFETALNSYIASLSLIQDELINFKISPNPVQDRFTISTDDFEDVSIQIYTILGKKVFEKAVVTSKNIDISFLNTGIYMLKISKGNQQKNIKIIKQ; encoded by the coding sequence ATGAAGAAATTACTACTTTTTTTATGTCTAATTTTTTGTTTTCAAGTTTCAGCACAAGAAGATGTTTGGGTTTTTATAAAAGATAAACCTCAAGAAACTAGTTTTTTAAGTAATCCTACTTTAATGCTTACTCAAAGAGCATTAGATAGAAGGTCTAAACTCAATATTCCTTTAGATTCTAAAGATGTTCCTGTTGATGAAGCGTATTATAATCAACTTAATAATGATAAAACGGTTACTGTTTTAGGGAAATCTAAATGGTTAAACGCTGTTCATGTTCAAGGAGAAGTAGCAGCTATTAATACTTTAATGTCTAATTATAGTTTTATAGCATCTATAGAATTTGCCAATAAATCGTTGAATCTAAACGGTAAATCAAAAGGAAAAACAATAACTCCAAATCATTATAATAAGTTGAATGAAACCCTAACTGATTTTAATTATGGTGCAACCGATAATCAAATTAAAATGTTAAAAGGAGATTATTTGCATCAACAAGAATTAACTGGGGAAGGGCAAATAATAGCAATTATAGATGCGGGGTTTCCTAATGTAAATACCTTAGATGCTTTTAGTAGAATTAGAGATAATAATCAAATTTTAGGAGGTTATAACTTTGCTGATAGAAATGATAATTTCTACACAAGAAATAGTCACGGAACCCATGTTTTGTCTTCAATTGCTGCGTATATTAAGGATGAATATGTTGGTACGGCTCCAGATGCAAAATTTTATTTATTTATATCAGAAATTTCAGAAACAGAAACAGTTTTAGAAGAGACACTTTGGGTAGAAGCGGCAGAACGAGCAGATAGTTTGGGAGTTGACGTAATAAACACTTCTTTAGGATATACTACGTATGACAATCCTAATCACAACCATACCTATGCAGATATGGATGGTAAAACTACTTTTATTTCTAGAGGAGCAGAAATTGGTGCTTCACGTGGTTTGCTTTTGGTAAATGCCGTTGGTAATGATGGGACTCAGTCATGGAAGTATATGGGAGCACCTGCAGATGCAGCTTCTGTGATTTCGGTTGGAGCGGTAAATTCTTCTGGAAATATTGCAAGTTTTAGTTCTTTCGGACCAACATCCGATGGAAGAGTAAAACCAGAAATTTTAGGTCAAGGACAAAACCCAGCATTGATAGATTATAGTTCAGGAGAAATCACAACTTCATCTAGCGGAACGTCTTTTTCATCGCCCATAATGGCAGGTTTAATTGCTTGTTTAAATCAGAATGAAGGATTTCTTTTAAAAGCATCCTTAAAAAAATCTGGTGAAAATTATAATGATTATCTAAAAACTGCTATTTACGAATCTGCGGATAAATTTAAGAATCCAACAGACCAACACGGTTATGGAATTCCGAATTTTGAAACAGCACTGAATAGTTATATTGCTAGTTTATCTTTAATACAAGATGAACTTATCAATTTTAAGATATCTCCAAACCCTGTTCAAGATCGTTTTACCATTTCTACGGATGATTTTGAGGATGTGTCAATTCAAATTTATACGATTTTAGGAAAAAAAGTATTTGAAAAAGCAGTAGTAACTTCCAAAAATATTGATATTTCGTTTTTGAATACAGGTATTTATATGTTGAAAATATCAAAAGGAAATCAGCAAAAAAATATTAAAATTATAAAGCAATAA
- a CDS encoding adenylosuccinate lyase, with protein MENPKRENRQRVANIILENPQLFKELVTITFDTENKVSIKAAWVLEWICTHHHLEWILPHLDEFTLKIKTLKFDSAIRPCAKICEHLATAYYSKKENTVQKKLTNNHIDKIIETGFDWLITPQKIAVRTYTMNTLYFFGLEKEWIHPELKHLIETKIIHESKGCKARGRIILELIEKRG; from the coding sequence ATGGAAAACCCTAAAAGGGAAAACCGACAAAGAGTTGCTAATATTATTTTAGAAAATCCACAATTATTTAAAGAACTGGTTACTATTACGTTTGATACCGAAAATAAAGTATCTATAAAGGCTGCTTGGGTTTTAGAATGGATTTGTACACACCATCATTTAGAATGGATTTTACCTCATTTAGATGAATTCACTCTAAAAATTAAAACCTTAAAATTTGATAGTGCTATTAGACCATGTGCTAAAATTTGCGAACATTTAGCTACTGCTTATTATTCTAAAAAAGAAAATACTGTACAAAAGAAACTTACAAATAACCACATAGACAAGATAATAGAAACAGGTTTCGATTGGTTAATAACACCACAAAAAATTGCAGTAAGAACCTATACAATGAATACTTTGTATTTTTTTGGATTGGAAAAAGAATGGATTCATCCAGAATTAAAACATTTAATAGAAACTAAAATTATCCATGAAAGTAAAGGTTGTAAAGCACGTGGAAGAATCATTTTAGAATTGATAGAAAAAAGAGGTTAA
- a CDS encoding lytic transglycosylase domain-containing protein, which yields MNKSLRFLSLLSILIIAFLFYNGINKNETDPQTSTHATYKIKALKLPNNLNLAGERVPLEIPDVKERMERELLVNTYWQSNGLLLIKRANKYFPILEPLLKKYGLPDDFKFLALAESAFIDETSNVGAAGMWHFMKATGKEYGLEINSNVDERYDIEKSTKVAAEYLKKSQKRFNSWTLAAAAYNAGNYGVSRRLDEQEVTNYYDAKLPDETERYVLRIIALKEVISNPKKYGFVFENEDLYTLPETRTIKVDTAISNITHFAKKFGMNYKEFKIHNPWLRENKLNNKSRKVYEIKVPIN from the coding sequence TAATAAAAATGAAACCGACCCACAAACAAGCACGCATGCAACTTATAAAATAAAAGCGTTAAAACTACCTAACAATTTAAATCTTGCAGGTGAAAGGGTTCCTTTAGAAATTCCTGATGTTAAAGAAAGAATGGAGAGAGAGCTGTTAGTTAATACTTATTGGCAATCTAATGGGTTATTATTGATAAAGAGAGCTAATAAGTACTTCCCTATTCTAGAGCCATTGCTTAAAAAATATGGTTTACCAGACGATTTTAAATTTTTAGCCTTGGCAGAAAGTGCTTTCATAGACGAAACGTCTAACGTAGGTGCAGCAGGTATGTGGCATTTTATGAAAGCAACAGGTAAAGAATACGGATTAGAGATTAATAGTAATGTAGACGAGCGTTACGATATTGAAAAATCGACAAAAGTAGCTGCTGAATACTTAAAAAAATCTCAAAAACGTTTTAATTCTTGGACTTTAGCTGCCGCTGCATATAATGCAGGAAACTATGGTGTTAGTAGAAGATTAGATGAGCAAGAAGTAACTAATTATTACGATGCTAAATTACCAGATGAAACCGAAAGATATGTATTAAGAATTATTGCTTTAAAAGAAGTAATAAGCAATCCAAAAAAATATGGTTTTGTCTTTGAAAATGAAGACTTATATACCTTACCAGAAACAAGAACTATAAAAGTTGATACAGCAATATCTAACATTACGCATTTTGCCAAAAAATTTGGAATGAATTATAAAGAGTTTAAAATTCATAACCCTTGGTTAAGAGAAAATAAACTAAACAATAAAAGTAGAAAAGTGTACGAGATTAAAGTACCTATTAACTAA
- the mnmA gene encoding tRNA 2-thiouridine(34) synthase MnmA, giving the protein MKRVVVGLSGGVDSSVTAHLLKEQGYDVIGLFMKNWHDDSVTISNECPWLEDSNDAMIVAEKLGIPFQVVDLSEQYKERIVDYMFDEYSKGRTPNPDVLCNREIKFDVFMDIALKLGADYVATGHYCRKGEEVIDGKPVYKLLGGKDNNKDQSYFLCQLSQQQLVKALFPIGELTKPEVREIAKEADLITAEKKDSQGLCFIGKVRLPEFLQQKLQPKEGVIVTIPTDFEQYTKQTPTFENKEEELKYYATKFTYNKEDGKVVGKHQGAHYFTKGQRKGLNVGGTKEGLYVIETNVVENVIYTGEGKNHPGLYRNVLFVSNEEMHWIREDLTLKVGETMQVDARIRYRQPLENAVLHKVASGLYVEFENKQSAIQEGQFVAWYKEEELLGSGVIS; this is encoded by the coding sequence ATGAAACGAGTAGTTGTTGGTCTTTCGGGTGGTGTAGATAGTAGTGTTACTGCACATTTATTAAAGGAACAAGGGTATGATGTAATTGGGCTATTTATGAAAAATTGGCACGATGATTCTGTTACTATTTCTAATGAATGTCCTTGGTTAGAAGATTCTAATGATGCAATGATTGTTGCAGAAAAATTAGGAATTCCTTTTCAGGTAGTAGATTTAAGTGAACAATATAAAGAACGTATTGTAGATTATATGTTCGATGAATATTCTAAAGGTAGAACACCAAACCCAGATGTACTTTGTAACCGAGAAATTAAATTTGATGTTTTTATGGACATCGCTTTAAAATTGGGAGCAGATTATGTTGCTACAGGTCATTATTGTAGAAAAGGTGAAGAAGTTATAGACGGAAAACCGGTTTATAAATTATTAGGAGGAAAGGATAATAATAAAGATCAGTCTTATTTTTTATGTCAATTATCTCAACAACAATTGGTAAAAGCATTATTTCCAATAGGAGAATTAACAAAACCAGAAGTTAGGGAAATAGCGAAAGAAGCAGATTTAATTACGGCAGAAAAGAAAGATTCTCAAGGTTTATGTTTTATTGGTAAAGTTCGTTTGCCTGAATTTTTACAACAAAAATTACAACCTAAAGAAGGGGTAATTGTAACGATTCCTACGGATTTTGAGCAATACACAAAACAAACTCCTACTTTTGAAAACAAAGAAGAAGAATTAAAATATTACGCTACCAAATTTACTTACAATAAAGAAGATGGTAAAGTGGTTGGTAAGCATCAAGGAGCACACTATTTTACAAAAGGACAACGTAAAGGTTTAAATGTTGGTGGTACAAAAGAAGGTTTATATGTGATAGAAACCAATGTTGTAGAAAACGTAATTTATACCGGAGAAGGCAAAAATCACCCAGGACTGTATAGAAATGTATTGTTTGTTTCTAATGAAGAAATGCACTGGATTCGTGAAGACTTAACTTTAAAAGTTGGAGAAACCATGCAAGTTGATGCAAGAATTAGGTACAGACAACCTTTAGAAAATGCTGTTTTACACAAAGTAGCATCTGGTTTGTATGTTGAATTCGAAAACAAACAATCTGCAATACAAGAAGGACAATTTGTCGCTTGGTATAAAGAGGAAGAATTATTAGGTTCTGGAGTTATCTCTTAA
- the purB gene encoding adenylosuccinate lyase, with protein MELTQLNAISPIDGRYRGKISKLSDYFSEEALIKYRVRVEIEYFIALCEIPLPQLADFNIDLFDDLRKIYIDFTTEDAQKIKDIESITNHDVKAVEYFIKEKFDALGLQKHKEFIHFGLTSQDINNTAVPLSIKEAMNDVYVPHYTELLEKLQELVIEWKDISMLARTHGQPASPTRLGKEIEVFVVRLKAQFELLNDIPSAAKFGGATGNYNAHKVAYPSIDWKEFGSTFVQGKLGLHHSFPTTQIEHYDHLAALFDNLKRINTIILDLDRDFWTYVSTDYFKQKIKAGEVGSSAMPHKVNPIDFENSEGNLGLANAIFEHLSAKLPVSRLQRDLTDSTVLRNVGVPFGHTIIAFTSTLKGLNKLLLNKEKFAQDLENNWAVVAEAIQTILRREAYPNPYEALKGLTRTNAKINQKSIADFIDTLEVSSEIKEELKAITPSNYTGI; from the coding sequence ATGGAATTAACACAATTAAATGCCATCTCTCCTATTGATGGTCGCTATAGAGGTAAAATATCAAAATTATCAGATTATTTTTCGGAAGAAGCTTTAATAAAATACAGAGTTCGAGTAGAAATTGAATATTTTATTGCTTTGTGTGAAATTCCTTTACCGCAATTAGCAGATTTTAATATCGATTTATTTGACGATTTACGTAAAATTTATATTGATTTTACTACAGAAGACGCTCAGAAAATAAAAGATATTGAAAGCATTACAAACCACGATGTAAAAGCTGTTGAATATTTTATCAAAGAAAAATTTGATGCTTTAGGTTTACAAAAACATAAAGAGTTTATCCATTTTGGATTGACTTCTCAAGATATCAACAACACCGCTGTTCCACTTTCTATTAAAGAGGCAATGAACGATGTTTATGTACCTCATTATACTGAGCTTTTAGAGAAGTTACAAGAATTAGTTATTGAGTGGAAAGACATTTCTATGTTGGCAAGAACTCATGGTCAGCCAGCATCTCCAACAAGATTAGGAAAAGAAATAGAAGTTTTTGTGGTGCGTTTAAAAGCGCAATTCGAATTATTAAATGACATACCAAGTGCTGCAAAATTTGGTGGAGCAACAGGTAATTACAACGCACACAAAGTTGCATACCCAAGTATAGACTGGAAAGAATTTGGAAGTACTTTTGTACAAGGAAAATTAGGTCTACACCATTCTTTTCCTACAACTCAAATAGAACACTACGATCATTTAGCTGCTTTATTTGATAATTTAAAACGTATAAACACTATTATTTTAGATTTAGATAGAGATTTCTGGACATACGTTTCTACAGATTATTTTAAACAAAAAATTAAAGCAGGTGAAGTTGGTTCTTCTGCAATGCCACATAAAGTAAATCCTATTGATTTTGAAAATTCAGAAGGAAACTTAGGTTTAGCAAATGCAATTTTCGAACACCTTTCAGCTAAATTACCAGTATCTCGTTTACAACGTGATTTAACGGATAGTACTGTTTTACGTAACGTTGGTGTACCATTTGGTCATACAATTATTGCATTTACATCTACCTTAAAAGGATTGAATAAATTATTGTTAAACAAAGAAAAGTTTGCGCAAGATTTAGAAAACAATTGGGCGGTTGTTGCAGAAGCAATTCAAACAATTTTAAGACGTGAGGCATATCCAAATCCTTATGAAGCATTAAAAGGATTGACGAGAACGAATGCTAAAATCAACCAAAAATCTATTGCAGACTTTATTGATACTTTAGAAGTTTCATCAGAAATTAAAGAAGAATTAAAAGCAATTACACCAAGTAATTATACAGGTATTTAA
- a CDS encoding cold-shock protein: protein MNKGTVKFFNESKGFGFITEEGSNKEHFVHVSGLIDEIRENDEVEFDLQDGKKGLNAVNVRVL, encoded by the coding sequence ATGAATAAAGGTACCGTAAAATTTTTCAACGAATCTAAAGGATTTGGATTTATCACTGAAGAAGGATCAAACAAAGAACATTTTGTACATGTTTCAGGATTAATCGATGAAATTCGTGAAAACGATGAAGTTGAATTCGACTTACAAGATGGAAAAAAAGGATTAAACGCAGTAAACGTAAGAGTATTATAA